One stretch of Cellulomonas wangsupingiae DNA includes these proteins:
- a CDS encoding ABC transporter permease yields the protein MTTLTTAPAPTAARTWQRSGGLLAAALLTLALVVTSLFVGVYDLGAQGGDAMFWITRVPRTLALVLAGSAMAVSGLVLQQLTQNRFVEATTAGTSEWAALGLLLSVILLPTVGLATRMVVASAAAFVGTMVFLVVLRRVQVRTTLVVPVVGLMLGAVVSALTTLIAVRTNYLQLLGTWFMGSFTTVVRGQYEVLWVVAAVCVAIFVLADRLTVAGLGRDVATNLGLSYDRVLLVGTAMVAVASGVTTVVVGFLPFLGLVVPNVVSLLRGDDLRSNLPWVCLGGVALVTACDILGRVVRMPFEIPVGMILGVVGAAGFLLLVLRVRRRG from the coding sequence GTGACCACGCTCACCACCGCACCCGCCCCGACCGCTGCCCGCACGTGGCAGCGGTCGGGCGGGCTGCTCGCCGCCGCGCTGCTCACCCTCGCGCTCGTCGTCACGTCGCTGTTCGTCGGCGTGTACGACCTGGGTGCGCAGGGCGGCGACGCCATGTTCTGGATCACCCGCGTGCCCCGCACGCTCGCCCTGGTGCTGGCCGGCAGCGCGATGGCCGTCAGCGGCCTGGTGCTGCAGCAGCTCACGCAGAACCGCTTCGTCGAGGCCACCACGGCCGGGACCAGCGAGTGGGCCGCCCTCGGCCTGCTGCTGTCGGTGATCCTGCTGCCGACCGTCGGCCTGGCCACGCGCATGGTCGTCGCGTCCGCCGCCGCCTTCGTCGGCACCATGGTCTTCCTCGTCGTGCTGCGGCGCGTGCAGGTGCGCACCACGCTGGTCGTCCCCGTCGTCGGGCTCATGCTCGGCGCCGTGGTCAGCGCGCTGACCACGCTTATCGCCGTCCGGACGAACTACCTGCAGCTACTCGGCACGTGGTTCATGGGCTCGTTCACCACGGTGGTGCGCGGGCAGTACGAGGTGCTGTGGGTCGTCGCCGCGGTGTGCGTCGCGATCTTCGTGCTCGCCGACCGCCTCACGGTCGCCGGCCTCGGCCGCGACGTCGCCACCAACCTGGGCCTGAGCTACGACCGCGTCCTGCTCGTCGGCACCGCCATGGTCGCCGTCGCGTCCGGCGTCACCACCGTCGTCGTCGGCTTCCTGCCGTTCCTCGGGCTCGTCGTGCCCAACGTCGTGTCGCTGCTGCGCGGCGACGACCTGCGCTCGAACCTGCCGTGGGTCTGCCTCGGCGGGGTCGCGCTCGTCACCGCCTGCGACATCCTCGGACGGGTCGTGCGCATGCCGTTCGAGATCCCCGTCGGCATGATCCTCGGCGTCGTCGGCGCCGCCGGGTTCCTGCTGCTGGTGCTGCGGGTGCGTCGCCGTGGCTGA
- a CDS encoding sensor histidine kinase: protein MVIRHETAAARTEREPLLTEEHVRAGSPVARLVARRPWVMDVTVAGAMLVVGLFGSVWAGQTAAGGSYLGAYPPGPAYVRTATATWLAGAAVGAGLLLVRRLWPLTVTALLTVAALASLVVGGVLGVLGACLACALYGVAAARSTRTTWVVFGAVLTVVTVALWRWQDLGISEVIMWSSVPADPSYVADYDGERFSSGSRVLSVLLLAALLLLLGVAVGSAARARRLHAAELVERYRALARERDQGVTLARATERAHIAREMHDVVAHSVSVMVALADGADAAFERAPEHAREAVRQVARTGRSAMVDMQRVLGALGPADGPADGAADGATGAARQVEPAEVDLATVVARFRTAGLPVSATGLDADLPDDVSVRLAVARILGEALTNVLRHAPGAASVEVTVRRTPTTVEVDVLDSGGTRPGTGGGTGRGIVGMSERAALLGGHVSAGPRLGGGWQVRAVLPWSDDEDGDAR from the coding sequence GTGGTGATCCGACACGAGACCGCGGCGGCGCGCACCGAGCGCGAGCCGCTGCTCACCGAGGAGCACGTACGCGCCGGGAGCCCGGTCGCACGCCTCGTGGCGAGACGCCCGTGGGTCATGGACGTCACCGTCGCGGGCGCCATGCTCGTGGTCGGGCTCTTCGGCTCGGTGTGGGCCGGCCAGACCGCCGCCGGAGGCTCCTACCTCGGCGCGTACCCGCCAGGTCCCGCGTACGTGCGAACGGCCACGGCCACGTGGTTGGCGGGGGCCGCCGTCGGCGCCGGTCTGCTGCTGGTGCGACGGCTGTGGCCGCTCACCGTGACGGCGCTGCTGACCGTCGCGGCGCTGGCGTCCCTGGTCGTCGGCGGTGTGCTGGGCGTCCTGGGGGCCTGCCTGGCGTGCGCCCTCTACGGCGTGGCCGCGGCTCGCAGCACACGGACCACGTGGGTCGTCTTCGGGGCGGTCCTCACGGTCGTGACGGTCGCGCTGTGGCGGTGGCAGGACCTCGGGATCAGCGAGGTCATCATGTGGTCCTCGGTCCCCGCCGACCCCTCCTACGTGGCGGACTACGACGGGGAGCGCTTCTCGTCCGGCAGCCGCGTGCTCTCCGTCCTCCTGCTGGCGGCGCTGCTGCTGCTGCTGGGGGTCGCTGTCGGGTCGGCAGCCCGGGCCCGTCGTCTGCACGCCGCGGAGCTCGTCGAGCGCTACCGGGCGCTGGCACGCGAACGGGACCAGGGCGTCACGCTCGCCCGCGCGACCGAGCGCGCCCACATCGCCCGCGAGATGCACGACGTCGTCGCCCACAGCGTGTCCGTCATGGTCGCGCTGGCCGACGGTGCCGACGCGGCGTTCGAGCGCGCCCCCGAGCACGCCCGGGAGGCGGTGCGGCAGGTCGCCCGCACCGGCCGGTCCGCGATGGTCGACATGCAGCGCGTCCTGGGCGCGCTGGGCCCGGCGGACGGCCCCGCGGACGGTGCCGCCGACGGCGCGACGGGTGCCGCCCGGCAGGTCGAGCCCGCGGAGGTCGACCTGGCCACCGTCGTCGCGCGGTTCCGGACCGCCGGCCTCCCGGTGAGCGCCACCGGCCTGGACGCGGACCTCCCGGACGACGTGTCCGTGCGCCTCGCCGTGGCGCGGATCCTGGGGGAGGCGCTGACGAACGTCCTGCGCCACGCACCGGGCGCGGCGTCGGTGGAGGTGACCGTGCGGCGCACGCCGACGACGGTGGAGGTCGACGTGCTCGACAGCGGGGGGACGCGTCCGGGGACGGGCGGCGGCACCGGCCGTGGCATCGTCGGCATGAGCGAGCGCGCCGCGCTGCTCGGCGGCCACGTGTCGGCGGGCCCCCGGCTGGGCGGGGGATGGCAGGTGCGCGCGGTGCTGCCGTGGTCGGACGACGAGGACGGGGACGCACGATGA
- a CDS encoding ABC transporter ATP-binding protein, with protein sequence MIEVEALTKRYGSTTAVDGLTFAARPGTVTGFLGPNGAGKSTTMRVVVGLERPTAGTTRVDGRRYADLPAPLHAVGVMLDARSVHPGRTAYKHLLAMAQTHGIGKARVREVIAQTGLEPAAHRRAGTFSLGMGQRLGIAGALLGDPTTLILDEPVNGLDPDGVLWVRRLVRELAAEGRTVLLSSHLMHELALCADRVVIIGRGRLLADATVQEIVDRSARAGTVRVRTTDPEPLARELLAAGAQVTPQAGGVLEVRGASVDDVGTAARRCGATVLELGTEAGSLEEAYLQLTDHAVEYRTADTRGGAR encoded by the coding sequence ATGATCGAGGTGGAGGCGCTGACCAAGCGCTACGGCAGCACGACGGCCGTGGACGGGCTGACGTTCGCCGCGCGGCCCGGGACCGTCACCGGGTTCCTCGGGCCCAACGGCGCCGGCAAGTCGACGACCATGCGCGTGGTCGTCGGGCTCGAGCGCCCCACGGCGGGGACCACCCGCGTCGACGGGCGCCGGTACGCCGACCTGCCGGCGCCCCTGCACGCCGTGGGCGTCATGCTCGACGCCCGCTCGGTGCACCCGGGCCGCACCGCGTACAAGCACCTCCTGGCGATGGCGCAGACGCACGGCATCGGCAAGGCCCGCGTCCGTGAGGTCATCGCGCAGACCGGCCTGGAGCCGGCCGCGCACCGCCGCGCGGGCACGTTCTCTCTCGGCATGGGCCAGCGGCTCGGCATCGCCGGCGCGCTGCTGGGCGACCCCACCACGCTCATCCTCGACGAGCCGGTCAACGGCCTGGACCCCGACGGCGTGCTGTGGGTACGGCGCCTGGTCCGCGAGCTCGCGGCCGAGGGGCGCACGGTGCTGCTCTCGTCGCACCTCATGCACGAGCTCGCGCTGTGCGCCGACCGGGTCGTCATCATCGGCCGCGGTCGGCTGCTCGCGGACGCGACGGTCCAGGAGATCGTCGACCGGTCCGCGCGCGCCGGCACCGTGCGGGTGCGCACCACCGACCCGGAGCCGCTCGCCCGCGAGCTGCTCGCCGCCGGCGCGCAGGTCACGCCGCAGGCAGGCGGCGTGCTGGAGGTCCGCGGCGCGTCCGTCGACGACGTGGGCACCGCCGCACGCCGGTGCGGGGCGACCGTCCTCGAGCTCGGCACCGAGGCCGGCTCGCTCGAGGAGGCGTACCTGCAGCTGACCGACCACGCCGTCGAGTACCGCACGGCCGACACCCGCGGAGGTGCCCGATGA
- a CDS encoding iron chelate uptake ABC transporter family permease subunit: MAELVSPVTPISPAGPGPAPRVPLRDTMARYGVRLALVTLVAVAAATGILVWDNPAAPGSSGYWTIVRSRLSSVGTILVVAFCHGVATVAFHSVTNNRILTPSILGFDALYRVVQTALVFFLGAGSLAATDGIAKVVLQSVLMVGFATLLYGWLFTGRRADLHLLLLVGVVLGMGFGSLSTFMQRMLTPSEFDILSARLFGSISTSSAEYLPWGAAVCVVVGTLLWRRRHVLDVVALGRETATSLGVRHQREVLLTLLLVAVLVSVSTSLVGPMTFFGFVAALLTYQVVGTSRHALTLPMVVALASAMLLLAYFVLRHVFYAGGLVTVVIELGGGLVFLFYLLRKGLR; the protein is encoded by the coding sequence GTGGCTGAGCTCGTCTCCCCCGTCACGCCGATCAGCCCGGCCGGCCCCGGCCCCGCACCGCGCGTCCCGCTGCGCGACACCATGGCCCGGTACGGCGTCCGGCTCGCGCTGGTCACGCTCGTCGCGGTCGCCGCCGCCACCGGGATCCTCGTGTGGGACAACCCCGCCGCGCCCGGGTCGAGCGGCTACTGGACCATCGTGCGCAGCCGCCTGTCGTCGGTCGGCACGATCCTCGTCGTGGCGTTCTGCCACGGCGTCGCCACCGTCGCGTTCCACTCCGTGACGAACAACCGGATCCTCACGCCGTCGATCCTCGGGTTCGACGCGCTGTACCGGGTCGTCCAGACCGCGCTGGTGTTCTTCCTCGGTGCGGGCTCGCTGGCCGCCACCGACGGCATCGCCAAGGTCGTGCTGCAGAGCGTGCTCATGGTCGGGTTCGCGACCCTCCTGTACGGCTGGCTGTTCACCGGCAGGCGGGCCGACCTGCACCTGCTGCTGCTCGTCGGCGTGGTCCTCGGCATGGGCTTCGGGTCGCTGTCGACGTTCATGCAGCGCATGCTCACGCCGAGCGAGTTCGACATCCTGTCGGCCCGGCTGTTCGGCAGCATCAGCACGTCGTCCGCGGAGTACCTGCCGTGGGGCGCCGCGGTGTGCGTGGTCGTCGGCACGCTGCTGTGGCGGCGCCGGCACGTGCTCGACGTCGTCGCGCTGGGCCGCGAGACCGCCACGAGCCTGGGCGTGCGCCACCAGCGCGAGGTGCTGCTCACCCTGCTGCTGGTCGCCGTGCTCGTCTCGGTGTCGACGTCGCTGGTGGGGCCCATGACGTTCTTCGGGTTCGTCGCCGCCCTGTTGACCTACCAGGTCGTCGGCACCAGCCGGCACGCGCTGACCCTGCCGATGGTCGTCGCGCTGGCCTCGGCGATGCTCCTGCTCGCGTACTTCGTGCTGCGGCACGTGTTCTACGCCGGCGGTCTCGTCACGGTCGTCATCGAGCTCGGCGGCGGCCTCGTCTTCCTGTTCTACCTCCTGCGGAAGGGCCTGCGGTGA
- a CDS encoding alpha/beta fold hydrolase, whose protein sequence is MLTYRVESGFDLDQYLWYEDNPLDFSIDISDHLGPVDQNGAPATGHVFHGATSLLTLRAFDVDEISGEIDRVVVNGVQLEGQLSGADNQWATDTFSFPAELLRFPAAEGEVATNQFQVLIDEGRSGWAVEVDWAELRPGQGRDGVRPVAFVHGITANESTWSSGESTMASMKKYFTDNQSRLVNRAIAPQLSKNDSIRRNVELLTPEVDDLIDRDPYQQIDIVGHSMGGLAGRLYAFDNPGKVRRIVMLGTPNAGSDLASLLCANRNTPWWLKGGGQYLVDYLSRDFGPCESSEDGLYQLQPGYVIGVFNKEVPDRASVAYGTIAGSTGGPGFVVLAGQDDGTVAVSSVRHLAAGNGNGGLHTSLTPSLETDHMGLIYERESGSYLRAFCFLYAEHADCAGTAGGGGGGGGGGGWRAAEAAAPSDEGAAVQNAGGAADAVGPGETRSYPLAAGAGEAATVVVLAEEGLAVSVDSGSFAPTTFFDAPAVAADFTGSATLTVTNEGDATRAFQAHLLVESSRALALDVPTVVRGGTQLEVVAELAGALAGDAVELRITGEAGEIVSGQMTAAGEGRWTTTLTAPAEGSFNVTAWVEGEQPRTANVPLVVAAGGSVGDTFTESTQDDDLDGLMDHLDLTVPVRVDDAGGYRLAGRLVDADGDRVAEAGATGELAAGDGALTLRFDGRTIHDSARPGPWRLVDVTLSDADLGIVDIVDLGQTAAADPGAFEHDVLTVSGFADEPVDADGDGLYDVLRLSAQVTTEEAGTYAVNGKLVAQDGGEVGRAQTEVYLGAGGAQIVLELDGASIGASGEDGPYVLRDLAIYPLWSPQSGVALVDAHTTAPYLSAQFTGGTALDVPPVAQFTATVTDGLVVTLDGSASSDDQTVVEHVWDLGDGTTASGPLVEHRYATAGVFDVTLRVTDTAGQVGEQTQQVDVRHTCQGVPATIVATGRGLVLGTRGADVIVGTAGRDVIHAGEGDDLVCAGGGDDLVLGGRGADTLHGGDGHDVLSGEVGNDRLFGDAGNDTLLGGVGDDVLVGGAGVDLLVGGPGTTWGTH, encoded by the coding sequence TTGCTGACATATCGCGTCGAGAGCGGTTTCGACCTCGACCAGTACCTCTGGTACGAGGACAACCCGCTCGACTTCTCCATCGACATCTCCGACCATCTCGGTCCCGTCGACCAGAACGGCGCGCCCGCGACGGGCCACGTCTTCCACGGGGCGACGTCGTTGCTCACTCTGCGCGCGTTCGACGTCGACGAGATCAGCGGCGAGATCGACCGGGTCGTGGTCAACGGCGTCCAGCTCGAGGGCCAGCTGAGCGGCGCCGACAACCAGTGGGCGACCGACACCTTCTCGTTCCCCGCCGAGCTGCTGCGGTTCCCCGCCGCGGAGGGCGAGGTCGCGACCAATCAGTTCCAGGTGCTCATCGACGAGGGCCGCTCCGGGTGGGCCGTCGAGGTCGACTGGGCCGAGCTGCGGCCGGGCCAAGGTCGGGACGGTGTGCGCCCGGTCGCCTTCGTGCACGGGATCACGGCGAACGAGAGCACCTGGTCCTCGGGCGAGTCGACCATGGCGAGCATGAAGAAGTACTTCACGGACAACCAGTCGCGGCTGGTGAACCGCGCGATCGCACCGCAGCTCAGCAAGAACGACAGCATCAGGCGGAACGTGGAGCTCCTGACCCCGGAGGTCGACGACCTCATCGACAGGGACCCTTACCAGCAGATCGACATCGTGGGGCACTCGATGGGCGGCCTCGCGGGGCGGCTGTACGCGTTCGACAATCCGGGCAAGGTGCGCAGGATCGTCATGCTGGGGACACCGAACGCCGGCAGCGACCTCGCGTCCCTGCTGTGTGCCAACCGCAACACGCCGTGGTGGCTGAAGGGCGGAGGTCAATACCTCGTCGACTATCTCAGCCGCGATTTCGGTCCGTGCGAGAGCAGTGAGGACGGTCTTTACCAGCTGCAGCCGGGGTACGTCATCGGCGTCTTCAACAAGGAGGTCCCGGACCGCGCTTCGGTGGCTTACGGCACGATCGCAGGCAGCACCGGGGGCCCGGGGTTCGTGGTCCTCGCCGGACAGGACGACGGGACGGTGGCCGTGAGCAGCGTCCGGCACCTCGCCGCGGGAAACGGGAACGGCGGCCTGCACACGAGCCTGACGCCGTCGCTCGAGACCGACCACATGGGCCTGATCTACGAACGCGAGAGCGGCTCGTACCTGAGGGCGTTCTGCTTCCTGTACGCCGAGCACGCGGACTGCGCAGGTACTGCCGGTGGCGGTGGCGGAGGGGGTGGCGGAGGGGGTTGGCGGGCCGCTGAGGCGGCGGCGCCCTCGGACGAGGGCGCCGCCGTGCAGAACGCGGGAGGCGCGGCAGACGCCGTCGGTCCGGGTGAGACGCGCTCGTACCCCCTCGCGGCCGGTGCGGGTGAGGCGGCGACCGTCGTGGTGCTGGCGGAGGAAGGGCTCGCGGTCTCCGTCGACTCCGGGTCGTTCGCTCCCACGACGTTCTTCGACGCGCCGGCTGTCGCGGCCGACTTCACCGGGTCGGCGACGCTCACCGTGACGAACGAGGGCGACGCGACCAGGGCCTTCCAGGCACACCTGCTCGTGGAGTCCAGCAGGGCCCTCGCGCTCGACGTGCCGACAGTCGTCCGCGGCGGGACGCAGCTCGAGGTCGTCGCGGAGCTGGCGGGAGCGTTGGCGGGCGACGCCGTCGAGCTCCGGATCACCGGCGAGGCGGGCGAGATCGTGTCCGGGCAGATGACGGCGGCGGGCGAGGGGCGCTGGACCACGACCCTGACGGCACCGGCCGAGGGCTCCTTCAACGTGACGGCGTGGGTGGAGGGTGAGCAGCCCCGGACGGCGAACGTGCCGCTCGTCGTGGCCGCGGGCGGCTCCGTCGGGGACACGTTCACGGAGAGCACCCAGGACGACGACCTCGACGGGCTGATGGACCACCTCGATCTCACGGTCCCGGTCCGCGTCGACGACGCCGGCGGCTACCGACTTGCCGGCCGGCTCGTCGACGCTGACGGCGACCGGGTCGCGGAGGCGGGCGCGACCGGCGAGCTCGCCGCGGGTGACGGCGCACTCACTCTCCGTTTCGACGGCCGGACGATCCACGACAGCGCGCGGCCGGGCCCGTGGCGCCTGGTCGACGTCACGCTCTCCGACGCGGACCTCGGCATCGTCGACATCGTCGACCTCGGCCAGACCGCGGCGGCCGACCCCGGGGCGTTCGAGCACGACGTCCTGACGGTCTCGGGGTTCGCGGACGAGCCCGTCGACGCCGACGGCGACGGCCTGTACGACGTCCTGAGGCTCTCGGCGCAGGTCACGACCGAGGAGGCGGGGACGTACGCCGTCAACGGCAAGCTCGTCGCGCAGGACGGCGGTGAGGTCGGGCGGGCGCAGACCGAGGTGTACCTCGGTGCCGGTGGTGCTCAGATCGTCCTGGAGCTCGACGGCGCGAGCATCGGGGCGTCCGGCGAGGACGGACCGTACGTGCTGCGCGACCTCGCGATCTACCCGCTGTGGTCACCGCAGTCCGGGGTCGCACTCGTCGACGCGCACACCACGGCGCCGTACCTGTCCGCGCAGTTCACCGGAGGTACCGCACTGGACGTCCCGCCCGTCGCGCAGTTCACGGCGACGGTGACGGACGGTCTGGTCGTCACGCTCGACGGCTCGGCGTCCTCGGACGACCAGACGGTGGTCGAGCACGTGTGGGACCTGGGTGACGGAACCACCGCGTCGGGCCCGCTCGTCGAGCACCGCTACGCCACGGCGGGCGTGTTCGACGTGACCCTGCGCGTGACCGACACCGCCGGCCAGGTGGGCGAGCAGACGCAGCAGGTCGACGTACGGCACACCTGTCAGGGCGTGCCCGCCACGATCGTCGCCACGGGCCGAGGGCTGGTCCTCGGGACCCGCGGTGCGGACGTCATCGTCGGGACTGCAGGGCGCGACGTCATCCACGCGGGTGAGGGTGACGACCTGGTGTGCGCGGGTGGCGGTGACGACCTCGTGCTCGGTGGCCGCGGCGCGGACACGCTGCACGGTGGGGACGGGCACGACGTGCTCTCCGGTGAGGTCGGGAACGACCGGCTGTTCGGAGATGCCGGCAACGACACGCTCCTCGGTGGCGTCGGCGACGACGTCCTCGTGGGTGGTGCCGGCGTCGACCTGCTGGTCGGCGGGCCGGGCACCACCTGGGGGACGCACTAG
- a CDS encoding iron ABC transporter ATP-binding protein, with protein sequence MITLVDVSKSYGDVHALGPVDLEIPTGGVTALVGPNGAGKSTMLTIVGRLLAADAGRVTVGGLDVVTARPRELAQRLAILRQENHFVARLTVRQLVALGRFPHSQGRLTTADADAVDTALEFLDLVDLQHRYLDELSGGQRQRAYVAMVVAQDTDYLLLDEPLNNLDMQHAVSMMARLRRAADELGKTVVLVVHDVNFAAAWADRVVAMTDGRVRHVGTPAQIMTEEILTDVFATPVTVVDGPGHPLAVYYRP encoded by the coding sequence GTGATCACCCTCGTCGACGTCTCGAAGTCCTACGGGGACGTGCACGCGCTCGGCCCGGTCGACCTCGAGATCCCCACCGGGGGCGTCACGGCGCTCGTCGGACCCAACGGTGCCGGCAAGTCCACGATGCTGACGATCGTCGGGCGGCTGCTCGCGGCCGACGCCGGCCGGGTCACGGTCGGCGGTCTCGACGTCGTCACGGCGCGGCCGCGCGAGCTGGCGCAGCGCCTGGCGATCCTGCGCCAGGAGAACCACTTCGTCGCCCGGCTCACCGTGCGCCAGCTCGTCGCGCTCGGCCGGTTCCCGCACTCGCAGGGCCGGCTCACCACGGCCGACGCCGATGCCGTCGACACCGCGCTGGAGTTCCTCGACCTGGTCGACCTGCAGCACCGCTACCTCGACGAGCTGTCCGGCGGGCAGCGCCAGCGCGCCTACGTCGCCATGGTCGTCGCGCAGGACACCGACTACCTGCTGCTCGACGAGCCGCTGAACAACCTCGACATGCAGCACGCGGTGTCGATGATGGCGCGCCTGCGCCGGGCCGCGGACGAGCTCGGCAAGACCGTCGTCCTCGTCGTGCACGACGTGAACTTCGCCGCCGCGTGGGCGGACCGCGTCGTCGCGATGACCGACGGCCGGGTCCGGCACGTCGGGACGCCCGCGCAGATCATGACCGAGGAGATCCTCACGGACGTGTTCGCGACGCCCGTGACCGTCGTCGACGGCCCCGGGCACCCGCTGGCGGTGTACTACCGGCCCTGA
- a CDS encoding response regulator, with the protein MTTVLLVDDQSLLRVGFRMVIESEPDLEVVGDAGDGRVALAQVAALAPDVVLMDIRMPGMDGIEATRRIVEEHPASRVLVLTTFDVDDLAFAALRAGASGFLLKSARPDELVDAIRTVAAGTAVVAPRILRRMLDLFAPHLPTAAAAEPGPDPRLAALTPRELDVLRLVAAGSSNPEIAAELVVSETTVKTHVGNLFAKLGARDRVQAVIIAYECGLAVGGRAEARR; encoded by the coding sequence ATGACGACGGTGCTCCTGGTGGACGACCAGTCGCTGCTGCGCGTCGGCTTCCGGATGGTCATCGAGAGCGAGCCGGACCTCGAGGTCGTCGGCGACGCCGGGGACGGGCGGGTCGCGCTCGCCCAGGTGGCCGCGCTCGCGCCCGACGTCGTGCTCATGGACATCCGCATGCCCGGCATGGACGGCATCGAGGCGACGCGACGCATCGTCGAGGAGCACCCGGCCTCGCGGGTGCTCGTGCTCACCACGTTCGACGTCGACGACCTCGCGTTCGCCGCACTGCGGGCCGGTGCCAGCGGGTTCCTCCTGAAGTCGGCCCGCCCGGACGAGCTGGTCGACGCGATCCGCACCGTCGCCGCCGGCACCGCCGTCGTCGCGCCGCGGATCCTGCGGCGCATGCTCGACCTCTTCGCGCCGCACCTGCCGACGGCCGCGGCGGCCGAGCCGGGCCCGGACCCACGCCTGGCCGCCCTGACACCGCGCGAGCTGGACGTGCTGCGCCTGGTCGCGGCGGGATCGTCGAACCCCGAGATCGCGGCGGAGCTCGTCGTCTCGGAGACCACCGTCAAGACGCACGTCGGCAACCTCTTCGCCAAGCTTGGTGCGCGCGACCGGGTGCAGGCGGTGATCATCGCGTACGAGTGCGGGCTGGCGGTCGGCGGGCGCGCGGAGGCGCGTCGCTGA
- a CDS encoding quinone oxidoreductase family protein, with product MRAAVVPAPEGTPRYGEFPDPHAGPDDVLLDLVAAALHPIVRSRARGTHYSAGSEYPMVPGVDGVGRTREGALVYAGEVQEPWGTFADRFAAPRTRTVPLPDGVDPVAVAAGMNPGMSSWMPLTEHVARGGALGTVLVLGATGTAGGLAVQNARRLGARRVVGVGRDPAELERVLALGAEPVALTEDADADVPALTAALDGEAPDLVLDYLWGAPAEVAFRALEAGPAGEGTVYVEVGAVAGPTAATPAALLRSRRFQVRGSGIGSVDLSRYRDEAVAYLGRIAAGAVVVPTVTFPLERVADAWQATHGPRAVVTPV from the coding sequence ATGAGAGCAGCCGTGGTGCCGGCACCGGAGGGCACGCCCCGGTACGGCGAGTTCCCGGACCCGCACGCGGGCCCGGACGACGTGCTGCTGGACCTCGTCGCGGCGGCGCTGCACCCGATCGTGCGCTCCCGCGCCCGCGGCACGCACTACAGCGCCGGCAGCGAGTACCCGATGGTCCCCGGCGTGGACGGCGTGGGACGGACCCGCGAGGGTGCGCTCGTCTACGCCGGTGAGGTGCAGGAGCCGTGGGGCACGTTCGCCGACCGGTTCGCCGCACCGCGCACCCGGACCGTCCCCCTGCCCGACGGCGTCGACCCGGTGGCCGTCGCCGCGGGCATGAACCCGGGGATGTCGTCGTGGATGCCGCTCACCGAGCACGTCGCTCGTGGTGGGGCCCTCGGCACGGTCCTCGTGCTCGGGGCGACGGGCACGGCCGGCGGCCTGGCGGTGCAGAACGCCCGCCGGCTGGGCGCGAGACGGGTCGTCGGGGTGGGCCGTGACCCCGCGGAGCTCGAGCGCGTCCTGGCCCTGGGCGCCGAGCCCGTCGCGCTCACGGAGGACGCCGACGCCGACGTGCCGGCACTCACGGCGGCGCTCGACGGCGAGGCGCCCGACCTCGTCCTGGACTACCTGTGGGGCGCTCCGGCGGAGGTCGCGTTCCGCGCGCTGGAGGCCGGCCCGGCCGGTGAGGGCACGGTGTACGTCGAGGTCGGCGCCGTCGCCGGCCCGACGGCCGCCACGCCCGCGGCGCTGCTGCGCAGCCGCAGGTTCCAGGTGCGCGGCAGCGGCATCGGCTCGGTCGACCTGAGCCGCTACCGCGACGAGGCCGTCGCCTACCTGGGACGGATCGCGGCCGGTGCCGTGGTGGTCCCGACGGTGACGTTCCCCCTCGAGCGCGTCGCGGACGCGTGGCAGGCGACGCACGGCCCACGCGCCGTCGTGACGCCCGTCTGA
- a CDS encoding ABC transporter permease subunit yields the protein MSAATTAPQAPKVAPSTRSGPTFGRVLTAEWTKIVSLRSPWWIAAVTVAVAGLLTYVSAQASSVDPGFRPVGDLSSGLLLAQLGPLVLGVLVGAGEFRTGVFRTTYTVVPRRWPALPAQTLALAAFALVVAVLTTVVCVLGLLPSAGARGIPLDLASGHTPGILLGMVLLLVGLALFGQAIGALLRRTVPAMVTALFLAVLLPFSVMSAFPAAPTVPGEAAPDTSVAGMIAVLSPGAAQTMVVEPSVANMAGDGVPDLSQVDGGLVLAAWILVLLAAAVLRLRTRDVR from the coding sequence ATGAGCGCCGCGACCACGGCTCCGCAGGCGCCGAAGGTGGCTCCGTCCACGCGCTCCGGCCCGACGTTCGGACGCGTCCTGACGGCCGAGTGGACCAAGATCGTCTCGCTGCGCTCCCCGTGGTGGATCGCCGCGGTGACGGTGGCCGTGGCGGGACTCCTCACCTACGTGAGCGCCCAGGCGTCGTCGGTCGACCCCGGCTTCCGCCCGGTCGGCGACCTGTCGTCCGGTCTGCTCCTGGCCCAGCTGGGCCCGCTGGTGCTGGGCGTGCTCGTCGGTGCGGGCGAGTTCCGCACGGGCGTGTTCCGCACGACGTACACCGTGGTCCCGCGACGGTGGCCCGCGCTCCCTGCCCAGACGCTCGCCCTGGCGGCGTTCGCGCTGGTGGTCGCCGTGCTGACGACGGTCGTCTGCGTCCTGGGCCTCCTGCCCTCGGCGGGCGCGCGCGGCATCCCGCTCGACCTCGCGAGCGGCCACACGCCGGGCATCCTGCTCGGGATGGTGCTGCTCCTCGTCGGCCTGGCGCTCTTCGGGCAGGCGATCGGCGCGCTGCTGCGCCGGACCGTCCCGGCCATGGTGACGGCGCTGTTCCTGGCGGTGCTGCTGCCCTTCTCGGTGATGTCGGCATTCCCTGCGGCCCCGACGGTGCCGGGCGAGGCCGCCCCGGACACCAGCGTCGCCGGCATGATCGCGGTGCTCAGCCCGGGGGCTGCCCAGACGATGGTGGTCGAGCCCTCGGTCGCGAACATGGCGGGCGACGGTGTGCCGGACCTCAGCCAGGTGGACGGCGGCCTGGTGCTCGCGGCCTGGATCCTCGTCCTGCTCGCGGCGGCGGTCCTGCGGCTGCGGACCCGGGACGTGCGGTGA